A single region of the Gasterosteus aculeatus chromosome 1, fGasAcu3.hap1.1, whole genome shotgun sequence genome encodes:
- the mbnl2 gene encoding muscleblind-like protein 2 isoform X15, which yields MALNIASMRDTKWLTLEVCRQFQRGTCSRGDEECKFAHPPKSCQVENGRVIACFDSLKGRCTRENCKYLHPPAHLKTQLEINGRNNLIQQKTAAAMLAQQMQFVIPGTAMQPVQTFPVSQALGSSGGLSYTSYLTPMSHSMGLMPSDLMPSAPCIVPGSPPVSVTGGSSSNQKLLRTDKLEVCREFQRGNCARGETDCRFAHPSDSPMIDTSDNTVTVCMDYIKSRCSREKCKYFHPPAHLQAKIKAAQHQANQTAVAAQAAATAAAMAFPHGVLQPLPKRQALEKSNGSLFNHSVLHYQQALANAQLQQPTFFPTVPMMYSATPATVSAATTPATSVPYAATAPANQIILK from the exons ATGGCGCTGAACATCGCCTCGATGCGGGACACAAAATGGCTGACCCTGGAAGTGTGCCGGCAGTTTCAGAGAGGGACTTGTTCGCGCGGCGACGAGGAATGCAAATTCGCCCACCCACCCAAAAGCTGCCAGGTGGAGAACGGGAGGGTGATCGCCTGCTTCGACTCCTTAAAG gGCCGCTGCACGCGAGAGAACTGCAAGTACCTGCACCCGCCCGCTCACCTGAAGACCCAGCTTGAGATCAACGGGCGGAACAacctgatccagcagaagacggCGGCCGCCATGTTGGCCCAACAGATGCAGTTCGTGATCCCCGGCACCGCCATGCAACCCGTG cAGACGTTTCCCGTCAGCCAGGCCCTCGGCTCCAGCGGAGGTCTGAGCTACACGTCGTACCTGACCCCAATGTCCCACAGCATGGGCCTGATGCCCTCAGACCTCATGCCCAGCGCCCCCTGCATCGTCCCCGGCAGCCCGCCCGTCTCCGTGACCGGCGGCTCCTCCTCCAACCAGAAGCTGCTGCGCACCGACAAGCTGGAG GTGTGCCGCGAGTTCCAGCGGGGCAACTGCGCCCGCGGGGAGACCGACTGCCGCTTCGCCCACCCGAGCGACAGCCCCATGATCGACACCAGCGACAACACCGTCACCGTCTGCATGGACTACATCAAGAGCCGCTGCTCCCGCGAGAAGTGCAAGTACTTCCACCCGCCGGCCCACCTGCAGGCCAAGATTAAGGCCGCCCAACACCAGGCCAACCAGACAGCCGTGGCGGCGCAAGCCGCCGCTACGGCTGCAGCCATG GCGTTCCCCCACGGCGTCCTCCAGCCCCTACCAAAGAGACAAGCGCTCGAGAAGAGCAACGGCTCCCTGTTCAACCACAGTGTTTTGCACTACCAGCAGGCGCTCGCCAACGCGCAGCTGCAGCAGCCCACTTTCTTTCCCACAG TCCCAATGATGTACAGTGCTACGCCTGCTACTGTCTCTGCAGCAACAACTCCTGCCACAAGTGTCCCCTACGCAGCAACagcaccagccaatcag
- the mbnl2 gene encoding muscleblind-like protein 2 isoform X19: MALNIASMRDTKWLTLEVCRQFQRGTCSRGDEECKFAHPPKSCQVENGRVIACFDSLKGRCTRENCKYLHPPAHLKTQLEINGRNNLIQQKTAAAMLAQQMQFVIPGTAMQPVQTFPVSQALGSSGGLSYTSYLTPMSHSMGLMPSDLMPSAPCIVPGSPPVSVTGGSSSNQKLLRTDKLEVCREFQRGNCARGETDCRFAHPSDSPMIDTSDNTVTVCMDYIKSRCSREKCKYFHPPAHLQAKIKAAQHQANQTAVAAQAAATAAAMAFPHGVLQPLPKRQALEKSNGSLFNHSVLHYQQALANAQLQQPTFFPTATTPATSVPYAATAPANQIILK; the protein is encoded by the exons ATGGCGCTGAACATCGCCTCGATGCGGGACACAAAATGGCTGACCCTGGAAGTGTGCCGGCAGTTTCAGAGAGGGACTTGTTCGCGCGGCGACGAGGAATGCAAATTCGCCCACCCACCCAAAAGCTGCCAGGTGGAGAACGGGAGGGTGATCGCCTGCTTCGACTCCTTAAAG gGCCGCTGCACGCGAGAGAACTGCAAGTACCTGCACCCGCCCGCTCACCTGAAGACCCAGCTTGAGATCAACGGGCGGAACAacctgatccagcagaagacggCGGCCGCCATGTTGGCCCAACAGATGCAGTTCGTGATCCCCGGCACCGCCATGCAACCCGTG cAGACGTTTCCCGTCAGCCAGGCCCTCGGCTCCAGCGGAGGTCTGAGCTACACGTCGTACCTGACCCCAATGTCCCACAGCATGGGCCTGATGCCCTCAGACCTCATGCCCAGCGCCCCCTGCATCGTCCCCGGCAGCCCGCCCGTCTCCGTGACCGGCGGCTCCTCCTCCAACCAGAAGCTGCTGCGCACCGACAAGCTGGAG GTGTGCCGCGAGTTCCAGCGGGGCAACTGCGCCCGCGGGGAGACCGACTGCCGCTTCGCCCACCCGAGCGACAGCCCCATGATCGACACCAGCGACAACACCGTCACCGTCTGCATGGACTACATCAAGAGCCGCTGCTCCCGCGAGAAGTGCAAGTACTTCCACCCGCCGGCCCACCTGCAGGCCAAGATTAAGGCCGCCCAACACCAGGCCAACCAGACAGCCGTGGCGGCGCAAGCCGCCGCTACGGCTGCAGCCATG GCGTTCCCCCACGGCGTCCTCCAGCCCCTACCAAAGAGACAAGCGCTCGAGAAGAGCAACGGCTCCCTGTTCAACCACAGTGTTTTGCACTACCAGCAGGCGCTCGCCAACGCGCAGCTGCAGCAGCCCACTTTCTTTCCCACAG CAACAACTCCTGCCACAAGTGTCCCCTACGCAGCAACagcaccagccaatcag
- the mbnl2 gene encoding muscleblind-like protein 2 isoform X3 → MALNIASMRDTKWLTLEVCRQFQRGTCSRGDEECKFAHPPKSCQVENGRVIACFDSLKGRCTRENCKYLHPPAHLKTQLEINGRNNLIQQKTAAAMLAQQMQFVIPGTAMQPVTFPVSQALGSSGGLSYTSYLTPMSHSMGLMPSDLMPSAPCIVPGSPPVSVTGGSSSNQKLLRTDKLEVCREFQRGNCARGETDCRFAHPSDSPMIDTSDNTVTVCMDYIKSRCSREKCKYFHPPAHLQAKIKAAQHQANQTAVAAQAAATAAAMTQSTAKAMKRPLEATVDLAFPHGVLQPLPKRQALEKSNGSLFNHSVLHYQQALANAQLQQPTFFPTGSVLCMSPASSLVPMMYSATPATVSAATTPATSVPYAATAPANQIILK, encoded by the exons ATGGCGCTGAACATCGCCTCGATGCGGGACACAAAATGGCTGACCCTGGAAGTGTGCCGGCAGTTTCAGAGAGGGACTTGTTCGCGCGGCGACGAGGAATGCAAATTCGCCCACCCACCCAAAAGCTGCCAGGTGGAGAACGGGAGGGTGATCGCCTGCTTCGACTCCTTAAAG gGCCGCTGCACGCGAGAGAACTGCAAGTACCTGCACCCGCCCGCTCACCTGAAGACCCAGCTTGAGATCAACGGGCGGAACAacctgatccagcagaagacggCGGCCGCCATGTTGGCCCAACAGATGCAGTTCGTGATCCCCGGCACCGCCATGCAACCCGTG ACGTTTCCCGTCAGCCAGGCCCTCGGCTCCAGCGGAGGTCTGAGCTACACGTCGTACCTGACCCCAATGTCCCACAGCATGGGCCTGATGCCCTCAGACCTCATGCCCAGCGCCCCCTGCATCGTCCCCGGCAGCCCGCCCGTCTCCGTGACCGGCGGCTCCTCCTCCAACCAGAAGCTGCTGCGCACCGACAAGCTGGAG GTGTGCCGCGAGTTCCAGCGGGGCAACTGCGCCCGCGGGGAGACCGACTGCCGCTTCGCCCACCCGAGCGACAGCCCCATGATCGACACCAGCGACAACACCGTCACCGTCTGCATGGACTACATCAAGAGCCGCTGCTCCCGCGAGAAGTGCAAGTACTTCCACCCGCCGGCCCACCTGCAGGCCAAGATTAAGGCCGCCCAACACCAGGCCAACCAGACAGCCGTGGCGGCGCAAGCCGCCGCTACGGCTGCAGCCATG ACTCAGTCGACTGCCAAAGCAATGAAGCGACCCCTCGAGGCAACTGTAGACCTG GCGTTCCCCCACGGCGTCCTCCAGCCCCTACCAAAGAGACAAGCGCTCGAGAAGAGCAACGGCTCCCTGTTCAACCACAGTGTTTTGCACTACCAGCAGGCGCTCGCCAACGCGCAGCTGCAGCAGCCCACTTTCTTTCCCACAG GGTCAGTCTTGTGCATGAGTCCTGCTAGCAGTCTTG TCCCAATGATGTACAGTGCTACGCCTGCTACTGTCTCTGCAGCAACAACTCCTGCCACAAGTGTCCCCTACGCAGCAACagcaccagccaatcag
- the mbnl2 gene encoding muscleblind-like protein 2 isoform X2 — MALNIASMRDTKWLTLEVCRQFQRGTCSRGDEECKFAHPPKSCQVENGRVIACFDSLKGRCTRENCKYLHPPAHLKTQLEINGRNNLIQQKTAAAMLAQQMQFVIPGTAMQPVQTFPVSQALGSSGGLSYTSYLTPMSHSMGLMPSDLMPSAPCIVPGSPPVSVTGGSSSNQKLLRTDKLEVCREFQRGNCARGETDCRFAHPSDSPMIDTSDNTVTVCMDYIKSRCSREKCKYFHPPAHLQAKIKAAQHQANQTAVAAQAAATAAAMTQSTAKAMKRPLEATVDLAFPHGVLQPLPKRQALEKSNGSLFNHSVLHYQQALANAQLQQPTFFPTGSVLCMSPASSLVPMMYSATPATVSAATTPATSVPYAATAPANQIILK, encoded by the exons ATGGCGCTGAACATCGCCTCGATGCGGGACACAAAATGGCTGACCCTGGAAGTGTGCCGGCAGTTTCAGAGAGGGACTTGTTCGCGCGGCGACGAGGAATGCAAATTCGCCCACCCACCCAAAAGCTGCCAGGTGGAGAACGGGAGGGTGATCGCCTGCTTCGACTCCTTAAAG gGCCGCTGCACGCGAGAGAACTGCAAGTACCTGCACCCGCCCGCTCACCTGAAGACCCAGCTTGAGATCAACGGGCGGAACAacctgatccagcagaagacggCGGCCGCCATGTTGGCCCAACAGATGCAGTTCGTGATCCCCGGCACCGCCATGCAACCCGTG cAGACGTTTCCCGTCAGCCAGGCCCTCGGCTCCAGCGGAGGTCTGAGCTACACGTCGTACCTGACCCCAATGTCCCACAGCATGGGCCTGATGCCCTCAGACCTCATGCCCAGCGCCCCCTGCATCGTCCCCGGCAGCCCGCCCGTCTCCGTGACCGGCGGCTCCTCCTCCAACCAGAAGCTGCTGCGCACCGACAAGCTGGAG GTGTGCCGCGAGTTCCAGCGGGGCAACTGCGCCCGCGGGGAGACCGACTGCCGCTTCGCCCACCCGAGCGACAGCCCCATGATCGACACCAGCGACAACACCGTCACCGTCTGCATGGACTACATCAAGAGCCGCTGCTCCCGCGAGAAGTGCAAGTACTTCCACCCGCCGGCCCACCTGCAGGCCAAGATTAAGGCCGCCCAACACCAGGCCAACCAGACAGCCGTGGCGGCGCAAGCCGCCGCTACGGCTGCAGCCATG ACTCAGTCGACTGCCAAAGCAATGAAGCGACCCCTCGAGGCAACTGTAGACCTG GCGTTCCCCCACGGCGTCCTCCAGCCCCTACCAAAGAGACAAGCGCTCGAGAAGAGCAACGGCTCCCTGTTCAACCACAGTGTTTTGCACTACCAGCAGGCGCTCGCCAACGCGCAGCTGCAGCAGCCCACTTTCTTTCCCACAG GGTCAGTCTTGTGCATGAGTCCTGCTAGCAGTCTTG TCCCAATGATGTACAGTGCTACGCCTGCTACTGTCTCTGCAGCAACAACTCCTGCCACAAGTGTCCCCTACGCAGCAACagcaccagccaatcag
- the mbnl2 gene encoding muscleblind-like protein 2 isoform X12, producing the protein MALNIASMRDTKWLTLEVCRQFQRGTCSRGDEECKFAHPPKSCQVENGRVIACFDSLKGRCTRENCKYLHPPAHLKTQLEINGRNNLIQQKTAAAMLAQQMQFVIPGTAMQPVQTFPVSQALGSSGGLSYTSYLTPMSHSMGLMPSDLMPSAPCIVPGSPPVSVTGGSSSNQKLLRTDKLEVCREFQRGNCARGETDCRFAHPSDSPMIDTSDNTVTVCMDYIKSRCSREKCKYFHPPAHLQAKIKAAQHQANQTAVAAQAAATAAAMTQSTAKAMKRPLEATVDLAFPHGVLQPLPKRQALEKSNGSLFNHSVLHYQQALANAQLQQPTFFPTATTPATSVPYAATAPANQIILK; encoded by the exons ATGGCGCTGAACATCGCCTCGATGCGGGACACAAAATGGCTGACCCTGGAAGTGTGCCGGCAGTTTCAGAGAGGGACTTGTTCGCGCGGCGACGAGGAATGCAAATTCGCCCACCCACCCAAAAGCTGCCAGGTGGAGAACGGGAGGGTGATCGCCTGCTTCGACTCCTTAAAG gGCCGCTGCACGCGAGAGAACTGCAAGTACCTGCACCCGCCCGCTCACCTGAAGACCCAGCTTGAGATCAACGGGCGGAACAacctgatccagcagaagacggCGGCCGCCATGTTGGCCCAACAGATGCAGTTCGTGATCCCCGGCACCGCCATGCAACCCGTG cAGACGTTTCCCGTCAGCCAGGCCCTCGGCTCCAGCGGAGGTCTGAGCTACACGTCGTACCTGACCCCAATGTCCCACAGCATGGGCCTGATGCCCTCAGACCTCATGCCCAGCGCCCCCTGCATCGTCCCCGGCAGCCCGCCCGTCTCCGTGACCGGCGGCTCCTCCTCCAACCAGAAGCTGCTGCGCACCGACAAGCTGGAG GTGTGCCGCGAGTTCCAGCGGGGCAACTGCGCCCGCGGGGAGACCGACTGCCGCTTCGCCCACCCGAGCGACAGCCCCATGATCGACACCAGCGACAACACCGTCACCGTCTGCATGGACTACATCAAGAGCCGCTGCTCCCGCGAGAAGTGCAAGTACTTCCACCCGCCGGCCCACCTGCAGGCCAAGATTAAGGCCGCCCAACACCAGGCCAACCAGACAGCCGTGGCGGCGCAAGCCGCCGCTACGGCTGCAGCCATG ACTCAGTCGACTGCCAAAGCAATGAAGCGACCCCTCGAGGCAACTGTAGACCTG GCGTTCCCCCACGGCGTCCTCCAGCCCCTACCAAAGAGACAAGCGCTCGAGAAGAGCAACGGCTCCCTGTTCAACCACAGTGTTTTGCACTACCAGCAGGCGCTCGCCAACGCGCAGCTGCAGCAGCCCACTTTCTTTCCCACAG CAACAACTCCTGCCACAAGTGTCCCCTACGCAGCAACagcaccagccaatcag
- the mbnl2 gene encoding muscleblind-like protein 2 isoform X14, translating into MALNIASMRDTKWLTLEVCRQFQRGTCSRGDEECKFAHPPKSCQVENGRVIACFDSLKGRCTRENCKYLHPPAHLKTQLEINGRNNLIQQKTAAAMLAQQMQFVIPGTAMQPVTFPVSQALGSSGGLSYTSYLTPMSHSMGLMPSDLMPSAPCIVPGSPPVSVTGGSSSNQKLLRTDKLEVCREFQRGNCARGETDCRFAHPSDSPMIDTSDNTVTVCMDYIKSRCSREKCKYFHPPAHLQAKIKAAQHQANQTAVAAQAAATAAAMTQSTAKAMKRPLEATVDLAFPHGVLQPLPKRQALEKSNGSLFNHSVLHYQQALANAQLQQPTFFPTATTPATSVPYAATAPANQIILK; encoded by the exons ATGGCGCTGAACATCGCCTCGATGCGGGACACAAAATGGCTGACCCTGGAAGTGTGCCGGCAGTTTCAGAGAGGGACTTGTTCGCGCGGCGACGAGGAATGCAAATTCGCCCACCCACCCAAAAGCTGCCAGGTGGAGAACGGGAGGGTGATCGCCTGCTTCGACTCCTTAAAG gGCCGCTGCACGCGAGAGAACTGCAAGTACCTGCACCCGCCCGCTCACCTGAAGACCCAGCTTGAGATCAACGGGCGGAACAacctgatccagcagaagacggCGGCCGCCATGTTGGCCCAACAGATGCAGTTCGTGATCCCCGGCACCGCCATGCAACCCGTG ACGTTTCCCGTCAGCCAGGCCCTCGGCTCCAGCGGAGGTCTGAGCTACACGTCGTACCTGACCCCAATGTCCCACAGCATGGGCCTGATGCCCTCAGACCTCATGCCCAGCGCCCCCTGCATCGTCCCCGGCAGCCCGCCCGTCTCCGTGACCGGCGGCTCCTCCTCCAACCAGAAGCTGCTGCGCACCGACAAGCTGGAG GTGTGCCGCGAGTTCCAGCGGGGCAACTGCGCCCGCGGGGAGACCGACTGCCGCTTCGCCCACCCGAGCGACAGCCCCATGATCGACACCAGCGACAACACCGTCACCGTCTGCATGGACTACATCAAGAGCCGCTGCTCCCGCGAGAAGTGCAAGTACTTCCACCCGCCGGCCCACCTGCAGGCCAAGATTAAGGCCGCCCAACACCAGGCCAACCAGACAGCCGTGGCGGCGCAAGCCGCCGCTACGGCTGCAGCCATG ACTCAGTCGACTGCCAAAGCAATGAAGCGACCCCTCGAGGCAACTGTAGACCTG GCGTTCCCCCACGGCGTCCTCCAGCCCCTACCAAAGAGACAAGCGCTCGAGAAGAGCAACGGCTCCCTGTTCAACCACAGTGTTTTGCACTACCAGCAGGCGCTCGCCAACGCGCAGCTGCAGCAGCCCACTTTCTTTCCCACAG CAACAACTCCTGCCACAAGTGTCCCCTACGCAGCAACagcaccagccaatcag
- the mbnl2 gene encoding muscleblind-like protein 2 isoform X9 — protein sequence MALNIASMRDTKWLTLEVCRQFQRGTCSRGDEECKFAHPPKSCQVENGRVIACFDSLKGRCTRENCKYLHPPAHLKTQLEINGRNNLIQQKTAAAMLAQQMQFVIPGTAMQPVQTFPVSQALGSSGGLSYTSYLTPMSHSMGLMPSDLMPSAPCIVPGSPPVSVTGGSSSNQKLLRTDKLEVCREFQRGNCARGETDCRFAHPSDSPMIDTSDNTVTVCMDYIKSRCSREKCKYFHPPAHLQAKIKAAQHQANQTAVAAQAAATAAAMAFPHGVLQPLPKRQALEKSNGSLFNHSVLHYQQALANAQLQQPTFFPTGSVLCMSPASSLVPMMYSATPATVSAATTPATSVPYAATAPANQIILK from the exons ATGGCGCTGAACATCGCCTCGATGCGGGACACAAAATGGCTGACCCTGGAAGTGTGCCGGCAGTTTCAGAGAGGGACTTGTTCGCGCGGCGACGAGGAATGCAAATTCGCCCACCCACCCAAAAGCTGCCAGGTGGAGAACGGGAGGGTGATCGCCTGCTTCGACTCCTTAAAG gGCCGCTGCACGCGAGAGAACTGCAAGTACCTGCACCCGCCCGCTCACCTGAAGACCCAGCTTGAGATCAACGGGCGGAACAacctgatccagcagaagacggCGGCCGCCATGTTGGCCCAACAGATGCAGTTCGTGATCCCCGGCACCGCCATGCAACCCGTG cAGACGTTTCCCGTCAGCCAGGCCCTCGGCTCCAGCGGAGGTCTGAGCTACACGTCGTACCTGACCCCAATGTCCCACAGCATGGGCCTGATGCCCTCAGACCTCATGCCCAGCGCCCCCTGCATCGTCCCCGGCAGCCCGCCCGTCTCCGTGACCGGCGGCTCCTCCTCCAACCAGAAGCTGCTGCGCACCGACAAGCTGGAG GTGTGCCGCGAGTTCCAGCGGGGCAACTGCGCCCGCGGGGAGACCGACTGCCGCTTCGCCCACCCGAGCGACAGCCCCATGATCGACACCAGCGACAACACCGTCACCGTCTGCATGGACTACATCAAGAGCCGCTGCTCCCGCGAGAAGTGCAAGTACTTCCACCCGCCGGCCCACCTGCAGGCCAAGATTAAGGCCGCCCAACACCAGGCCAACCAGACAGCCGTGGCGGCGCAAGCCGCCGCTACGGCTGCAGCCATG GCGTTCCCCCACGGCGTCCTCCAGCCCCTACCAAAGAGACAAGCGCTCGAGAAGAGCAACGGCTCCCTGTTCAACCACAGTGTTTTGCACTACCAGCAGGCGCTCGCCAACGCGCAGCTGCAGCAGCCCACTTTCTTTCCCACAG GGTCAGTCTTGTGCATGAGTCCTGCTAGCAGTCTTG TCCCAATGATGTACAGTGCTACGCCTGCTACTGTCTCTGCAGCAACAACTCCTGCCACAAGTGTCCCCTACGCAGCAACagcaccagccaatcag
- the mbnl2 gene encoding muscleblind-like protein 2 isoform X5 codes for MALNIASMRDTKWLTLEVCRQFQRGTCSRGDEECKFAHPPKSCQVENGRVIACFDSLKGRCTRENCKYLHPPAHLKTQLEINGRNNLIQQKTAAAMLAQQMQFVIPGTAMQPVQTFPVSQALGSSGGLSYTSYLTPMSHSMGLMPSDLMPSAPCIVPGSPPVSVTGGSSSNQKLLRTDKLEVCREFQRGNCARGETDCRFAHPSDSPMIDTSDNTVTVCMDYIKSRCSREKCKYFHPPAHLQAKIKAAQHQANQTAVAAQAAATAAAMTQSTAKAMKRPLEATVDLAFPHGVLQPLPKRQALEKSNGSLFNHSVLHYQQALANAQLQQPTFFPTVPMMYSATPATVSAATTPATSVPYAATAPANQIILK; via the exons ATGGCGCTGAACATCGCCTCGATGCGGGACACAAAATGGCTGACCCTGGAAGTGTGCCGGCAGTTTCAGAGAGGGACTTGTTCGCGCGGCGACGAGGAATGCAAATTCGCCCACCCACCCAAAAGCTGCCAGGTGGAGAACGGGAGGGTGATCGCCTGCTTCGACTCCTTAAAG gGCCGCTGCACGCGAGAGAACTGCAAGTACCTGCACCCGCCCGCTCACCTGAAGACCCAGCTTGAGATCAACGGGCGGAACAacctgatccagcagaagacggCGGCCGCCATGTTGGCCCAACAGATGCAGTTCGTGATCCCCGGCACCGCCATGCAACCCGTG cAGACGTTTCCCGTCAGCCAGGCCCTCGGCTCCAGCGGAGGTCTGAGCTACACGTCGTACCTGACCCCAATGTCCCACAGCATGGGCCTGATGCCCTCAGACCTCATGCCCAGCGCCCCCTGCATCGTCCCCGGCAGCCCGCCCGTCTCCGTGACCGGCGGCTCCTCCTCCAACCAGAAGCTGCTGCGCACCGACAAGCTGGAG GTGTGCCGCGAGTTCCAGCGGGGCAACTGCGCCCGCGGGGAGACCGACTGCCGCTTCGCCCACCCGAGCGACAGCCCCATGATCGACACCAGCGACAACACCGTCACCGTCTGCATGGACTACATCAAGAGCCGCTGCTCCCGCGAGAAGTGCAAGTACTTCCACCCGCCGGCCCACCTGCAGGCCAAGATTAAGGCCGCCCAACACCAGGCCAACCAGACAGCCGTGGCGGCGCAAGCCGCCGCTACGGCTGCAGCCATG ACTCAGTCGACTGCCAAAGCAATGAAGCGACCCCTCGAGGCAACTGTAGACCTG GCGTTCCCCCACGGCGTCCTCCAGCCCCTACCAAAGAGACAAGCGCTCGAGAAGAGCAACGGCTCCCTGTTCAACCACAGTGTTTTGCACTACCAGCAGGCGCTCGCCAACGCGCAGCTGCAGCAGCCCACTTTCTTTCCCACAG TCCCAATGATGTACAGTGCTACGCCTGCTACTGTCTCTGCAGCAACAACTCCTGCCACAAGTGTCCCCTACGCAGCAACagcaccagccaatcag
- the mbnl2 gene encoding muscleblind-like protein 2 isoform X20, producing the protein MALNIASMRDTKWLTLEVCRQFQRGTCSRGDEECKFAHPPKSCQVENGRVIACFDSLKGRCTRENCKYLHPPAHLKTQLEINGRNNLIQQKTAAAMLAQQMQFVIPGTAMQPVTFPVSQALGSSGGLSYTSYLTPMSHSMGLMPSDLMPSAPCIVPGSPPVSVTGGSSSNQKLLRTDKLEVCREFQRGNCARGETDCRFAHPSDSPMIDTSDNTVTVCMDYIKSRCSREKCKYFHPPAHLQAKIKAAQHQANQTAVAAQAAATAAAMAFPHGVLQPLPKRQALEKSNGSLFNHSVLHYQQALANAQLQQPTFFPTATTPATSVPYAATAPANQIILK; encoded by the exons ATGGCGCTGAACATCGCCTCGATGCGGGACACAAAATGGCTGACCCTGGAAGTGTGCCGGCAGTTTCAGAGAGGGACTTGTTCGCGCGGCGACGAGGAATGCAAATTCGCCCACCCACCCAAAAGCTGCCAGGTGGAGAACGGGAGGGTGATCGCCTGCTTCGACTCCTTAAAG gGCCGCTGCACGCGAGAGAACTGCAAGTACCTGCACCCGCCCGCTCACCTGAAGACCCAGCTTGAGATCAACGGGCGGAACAacctgatccagcagaagacggCGGCCGCCATGTTGGCCCAACAGATGCAGTTCGTGATCCCCGGCACCGCCATGCAACCCGTG ACGTTTCCCGTCAGCCAGGCCCTCGGCTCCAGCGGAGGTCTGAGCTACACGTCGTACCTGACCCCAATGTCCCACAGCATGGGCCTGATGCCCTCAGACCTCATGCCCAGCGCCCCCTGCATCGTCCCCGGCAGCCCGCCCGTCTCCGTGACCGGCGGCTCCTCCTCCAACCAGAAGCTGCTGCGCACCGACAAGCTGGAG GTGTGCCGCGAGTTCCAGCGGGGCAACTGCGCCCGCGGGGAGACCGACTGCCGCTTCGCCCACCCGAGCGACAGCCCCATGATCGACACCAGCGACAACACCGTCACCGTCTGCATGGACTACATCAAGAGCCGCTGCTCCCGCGAGAAGTGCAAGTACTTCCACCCGCCGGCCCACCTGCAGGCCAAGATTAAGGCCGCCCAACACCAGGCCAACCAGACAGCCGTGGCGGCGCAAGCCGCCGCTACGGCTGCAGCCATG GCGTTCCCCCACGGCGTCCTCCAGCCCCTACCAAAGAGACAAGCGCTCGAGAAGAGCAACGGCTCCCTGTTCAACCACAGTGTTTTGCACTACCAGCAGGCGCTCGCCAACGCGCAGCTGCAGCAGCCCACTTTCTTTCCCACAG CAACAACTCCTGCCACAAGTGTCCCCTACGCAGCAACagcaccagccaatcag